In Ruegeria sp. YS9, the genomic window CACGGACATCAGACCGCCCCCTGCGTCAGAGCCGTCCTCGGACTGGCGTTTGGTTTCCTTCACTTCAAAGCGGCCGGGTTTTGCGTCGGAAAACGGGCCGGTGTCGTGGCTGTCCTCCAGTGCTTCGAATGCGGCGACAATATCGTCGCGCAATTGGCGGAACCAGGCAGAGGCGGTGTTTTTTTCTGTTTCGAACATGGGTCTTAATGCGCAGGTGCGGCAACGGGGTCAAGCAATGTGCGGCCACCGTCGATTGTCAGGATCTGGCCGGTGATGAATCCGGCTGCATCCGATGCCAGATACTGCGCAGTTTCCGTCAATTCGGTGGCCGACGCGATGCGGGCAAGCGGTGTGTGCTTTTCGATGTCGTCGCGGAATTCTCGGTTCTCTCTCAGGGTCGATTGCAGGGATGCACTCATGACCGAGCCGAGCGCAATCGAATTGACCCGGATGCGGTTCGGCGCCAACGCCACGGCTAGTGAACGTGTCAACTGATCCAGCGCGGCGGTAGACACGGAATAGGCCATCAGGTCCGGATGCGTGCGGCGGGCCGCGATGGATGACAGGTTGATGATCGATCCGGCCGGGTTTTCATCGTCATCCCCGGCCTGTTTGATCATGCGTTTCGCGACCAGCTGGCTGAGCCGCAGCGCAGGCATCAGGTTCTGGTTCAGCAAGGTGCGCATCGAGTCGTCATCGGGGTCCAGCGGATCAGACTGGATCACCTGGCGCGCGCCGTTGATCAGAATATCCACCTGATCAAACGCATCCAGTGTTGCCGACAGCAAATTGGCAATGGTCAGTTTTTCGCGCAGATCGCCTGCGAAGTAGCGAATATTGCCGTCTTCTGCCTGTTCCCCAAGCTCATCGATCAGACGTTTTTCATCTATATCGGCGAACATGACATTTGCGCCCGCATCCGCGAAATGCCGACCTATGGCCAGCCCGATGCCATTGGCTCCGCCTGTAACGATTGCTGTCTTGCCTGCGATGGAAAAGGACATCCGAATCCTCCTGAATTGGGGGCAGGTTAGCTGGCCTTATCGCCGAGGGCGAGAGGCCTCAAACACCTTGAACCGGTTGTCGCCGGCGGCTTCATCGACCCGAGCGAAGTGTTCGTTCAGAGTGGTTTCGTAGGGGAGATGGCGATTTGCCACCATCCAGAGCGTTCCGTTGCGCATCAGATTGCGTGCCGCTGCTGCGATGAAACCCTGCCCCAGCGCAGGGTCGGCACTGCGTGAGGTGTGAAACGGGGGGTTCATTACGATGGTGTCCATTGGCTCTGGCGCAGACCAGGTGACGGCGTCAGCCCAATAAAACCGGGACTTCGGGTCAGAGGCGTTGATGCGCGCACAGGCAAGGGCCGTGTGATCTGCTTCGACAAGATGTACGGATTTCACAGTGTCGCGCTTCAGGATCTCTGCGGTCAGATACCCCCATCCGGCACCCAGATCGGCCACGCGCGGCCCCAGCTTGGCGGGCAAGGCCTTCAGCAACATGGCCGAAGCGGGATCGATCCCGTCCGCTGAAAACACACCCGGTGCCGTGTGGTACCCATCGACGATCTGTGTCTTTGGCGCAGCCCAATCTGCAAAGCTCTGCGGGTCGGCCTGAAACCAGAAGATTTTCCCGTGTGCTTTGGACAGAGGTCCTTCGACCGAGATCCTTTTGCGAACATCTTTCAGAATGCTGTCCACGCCATCGGTCTTTGCGCCATCGATCACGACAACGCCGCGGGCTCGTGAACTGGCCAGATGGATCATTGCCCGCGCCAGCGCCTTGGCGCGCGGCAAAAACACAATGGCATCCTGACAGAGGCCGTCTGTTTCTGGCACCGTGTCAAAGCCCTGCGCAGCAAAATGGTCGTGAAAAGGTTTGAACGGTTGCACCACCTGCGCTTCATTGGGAAGCGCCGACAGATCATGGGCCGGAACAGGGCAGATCACGCTAAGGGGCGACGACAGCGACAGGCCGTTCTGCAATGCAAGTTCCAGGCGAGGGGACATGGGCAATTCCGGCAAATATGGGTGATTGTCAGGCAAAAAGCCCTATTCTTCGCGTTCCATGGTGCATTGCAGCGGGTGCTGGTGCCTGCGGGCGAAATCCATGACCTGGCCTACTTTGGTCTCGGCAATCTCATGGCTGAAGACCCCGACGACGGCCACACCTTTTTTGTGCACGGTCAGCATGATCTCGAACGCTTCTGCATGGGTCATGCCGAAGAAACGTTCCAGAACATGAACCACGAATTCCATCGGCGTGTAATCGTCGTTCAGCAACAGCACCTTGTACAAAGGCGGACGCTTGGTTTTTGGGCGCGTCTGCACCAGAACGGACGCGTCGCTGTCGTCGTCCGGTTCGTCAGACATCATCCAGGTCTTTTCCAGCATCGTAGGCAACTGTCCGATTCAGTTTTGGGGTTTATCTTCGCGCTTATATAACGTGGGGATGGCCGGTGAAAAGAGCAAGCGGACGTAAACGAGATGACTGACAAGCTGACGACAATCGGTTTCGATGCGGATGATACTCTGTGGCACAATGAGCGTTTTTTTCAGCTGACGCAGGCGCATTTTGCTGAATTGCTGGCCGAGCATGCCGACCGGGACCATCTGATGGAGCGGCTTCTGGCGGCCGAAAAGCGCAACATTCGACATTATGGCTATGGTATCAAGGGCTTTGTCCTATCGATGATCGAAACCGCGATCGAGGTCACGGACGACCGTGTTCCGGCCTCGGTCATTCGCCAATTGATCGAAGCCGGCCAAGAGATGCTGGCCTATCCGATCGAGCTGTTGCCCCATGCCCGCGACGCGGTGGAAGGCATGACCGGCTTGTGTCGGGTTGTCTTGATCACCAAAGGGGACCTGATCGACCAGGAACGGAAACTGGCCCAGTCGGGTCTGGGCGAACTGTTCGACGCGGTGGAAATCGTGTCTGAAAAGACCCCTGACACTTACCGGTCTATATTTGAGCGGCATGGCGATGGCCCGACGAGCGCGATGATGGTTGGCAATTCCATGCGATCTGACGTCGTGGCTCCGATTCAGGCAGGAAGCTGGGGGGTTCATGTCCCGCACGGCCTGATCTGGGAGGTGGAGCATGCTGAAGCCCCGGTCGACAGTCCCCGATTCCGGGAGTTGAGGGATTTGGGCGGTCTGGCCGATCTGGTGCACAGCCTGAAGTGATGTTGCCTTTTGGCCGCAGTTCCACGAAAACCCTGCCGGGCGTTGACCAAGTTCTGCCTCAATCGCGCATCTGGTGGGCTTTGGGCGGCATCTGTCTAGATATAGCCCTGTTCGGGCGGCCTGACGAAACCGCGAAAAGCTCAGCTTTCGGTTTATTTCACCAAGTCTCTGTGATAGTCTGTACGATAATAAAACAAAATTTGCTGACCGGGAAAACCCGGCGGCGCGAGGCAGACAGAGGCAATAATCGTGCAGATTCGGCGGACAGTTCCGGCCCGAATGGGCTTTCTTCTCATAGTGTTGCTATGTGCTCTGGCGATTGCGCCGCTCAGGTCCATGGCGGCACCTTACGCGGCGATGGTGATTGATGCCCGAACCGGAGAGGTTCTGCATTCGCGCAATGCTGACACAAGACTTCACCCGGCATCGCTGACCAAGATGATGACGCTTTATATCGCGTTCGAAGCGGTGCGGAACGGTGAGATCACGCTGGATACCCCGGTTCGGATCACCAAAAAGGCAGCAGCCGAGCCGCCATCGAAGCTGGGGCTGCGCGCCGGTCAGACGATTGCTTTTCGCTATCTGATCCGCGCGGCTGCCGTGAAATCGGCCAATGATGCCGCCACGGCCATCGGCATTGCCATCAGCGGATCCGAGGCAGCTTTTGCGCGGCGCATGACGCGAACCGCCAAGGCGATGGGGATGAGCCGCACGACCTTCAAGAACGCCCATGGTTTGACCGAAGCGGGTCATCTTTCGACCGCACGTGACATGACCACGCTGGGTCGGCATCTGCTGTATGACTATCCGCAATACTACAATCTGTTCTCGCGCCAATCGACCTATGCAGGGATCAAAACCGTTCCCAACACCAACCGCCGCCTGCTGGCGGCCTACAAGGGCGCCGACGGCATCAAAACCGGGTACACCCGTGCAGCGGGGTTCAATCTTGTGGCATCGGCAAAGCGCAAGGATGAACGCATCATCGCCACCGTTTTCGGCGGAAAGTCCGGCGCCTCTCGGAATGCCAAGGTTGCCGAGCTTCTGGATTTGGGCTTCCGCCGCGCCCCGTCGCGTGCGCCCATTCGCAAACCTGCCCGACCGGCCTATGCTGGAAATACCGGATTGGGTGTCGGGACGCAGGTCGCCAGCGTGAGCGGCGCGCCAAAATCCAGTTTGCGCCCGGTTCGGCGCCCGACCGCGGCAACGCAAGTCGCAAGCACGGTTGCAGCGGCGGCTGACGAGAATCGCGACAGCATTACCAGCGCGATCGCGGCGGCCATTGCAGAGGCGGATATCGCGCCAACTGCACCGCCTGTGGAAACATCCGATACCCGTCCGGCATTGCGCCCCGAAAACCTGGTTCTGGCTTCGACGGATTCCACGAAACAGCCAGAGCCTGAGCAGGAGGTTGTCACTCGGTTGTCTTCGTCAGGTGGGCACCTGTGGGGGGTCAATGTGGGTCGCTATACCACGCGGTATGAGGCCGAGAAGGTTTTGCTGAAAACCGCATTGTCGGAAATGACCACTCTGGAAGGCACGCTGCGCAAGGTGAACCAAAGCGCGCGCGGGTTTGACGCAACCTTTCAGGGCATGACGCGCGAACAGGCGGATCTGGCCTGTCGCCGTTTGCAGGCCCGCAACGTCACCTGTTTCATGATCGGGCCATCATAAGGTTCGGCATTCTCTCTCCTGAACGGGTCTGGGCTGCGGTTTTCCGCAGCCCTTTTTTCAGTCGAAAACGTGACCGTGCTGGTATTGTTCATCCTGCCCGGCGGCAGCCGTCAGGGCGGCGACGTTGTCCTTGGTGAAGAACCCGTCGTATTTGTGACACCGCTCGATATACTCGGTAATCAGCAGGGTGTGCTTGGAGTGTTTCGAGAAGATCTGTTTCAGGTTAGGGTCGTCTTTGCACTCACCCACCACATGGGCCAGGAACGGCACACCCTCGTCCTTCAGGGTGTTCACCACGAAATCGACGTTCTTTTCCCCGGTACCGTGATCGCCATCCTGAATCTCGACCGCCATGTGGTGCAGGCGACGGCCAAAATTGCGCACGAAATCTTCGGTCGGCATCGGCAGTTTGGCGAAGGAGTTGACGAAGGATGGCGTGTTGTTTGCGGTGAATACCTTGGCCGGAGACTTTTTGTCATCGTCCACATTGCCGTTGCGGTTCACGTTGGTCGATGAGTTCATGTCGAATATGTTGTAAGCGCCCCAGAAATAGTAGGGCACCATGGTCAGGAACTCGAGAATCGCATCCTCGCGCTCGCCCGCCAGCACCCGCGTCGCAAGATGGTCGATTCCCAGCATCAGCGGGGCGATCCTGCTTTCGGTTCCAAAGGCGGCGGCCTGTTCCAGGCGGGCCTGTTCCGTATCGCTCAGCAACACGCGATCCCCAAGGCCCAGACTGTCGGTATCGTTAAAGTCGTGGGTCGAATACCCGACGCGGTTGCAGGTGAAATCGGACGGGGTGGTGAAACGGTACCCGTCTGATGTGTAGAACGGGTTTTCGGTGTCGCCGGAATACTCGAAGCGTATGTTCTGATCCTCAAGTGCTCGGGTCAGCGCGTCCAGATCACAGGCAGCGAAAACCTCACCTACGTAACGCGTCTGAGGATTGTTGCGCGCAAGCGGGTACATGCGGTTGATGCGGGGGATGAAATCTTCAAACCCGGGGCTGAGCGGGGCCATCAGGATCAGCGCGGGATAGTCGGGATGTGAATGCAGTACCGAAAACCTGTGGGTCTGCCCCAGATAGCTGGCGGTGTGTCGATACGGCGTCATCACGTAAAGCTCGACCATTGTGTCGAACACCGCGTCGGGTTCAACCTGAATGATGATGGCCCGCATTGCGCCGACCTGATCCGCAATGCCCGAGCTTGTCCGGCGTTCGTAAATCTTCGGAAGGTATTCATTGAAGAAATCCGAGTTCTTCTTGTCGCCCCGGGGCTGATAAGACATCAAATCAAATGACATTCCACGACCTCCTTGCACTTGCCCGCTGCGGGTCAATGCATTGTTTGCAATTATGGTATTCAGAATATGCGTTTGCCCGTCATGCTAGGCGCTGAGGCCTGCACGGGCAACAGTCGTGAAATTGGGCTGCCGACGTTAACGCATGATGTTCAGCGGGTGAATTTCGTCACCTCGACACCGCCCCCGATCAGGCTTTCGCGAACTGAACGGGCGATCTGAACGGCAGTTGGTCCGTCCCCGTGCAGGCAAATCGTGTCGATGGATGTCTCCAGCCGCTTGCCGCTTTCGGTGATGATCGCGCCTTCACGCACCATGTTCAGGATGCGTGGTCCGGCGACATCTGCGTCGTGGATCACCGCGCCGGGCAGGCTGCGGTCAACCAATGTTCCGTCGTCATTATAGGCACGGTCAGCAAAGATCTCGCCCACCCATTTGCAGCCCAGCTCGCGCACGGCGTCTTCCTGTTTCGTCACGGCAAGAACCATCACGATGATGTCGGGATCGACGTCCAGCGCGCCCTGATAGCAGGCCCGCGCCATATCCATATCGACCGAACACATATTGGCCAGTGCGCCGTGCAATTTCAGATGCCGCACTTTGGTGCCGACCGCCTTGGCCATGCCCATCGCCGCACCCAACTGATACCGCACAAGGTTGCGCAGATTTTCCTGGGACAGCTTCATGTTCCGGCGACCAAAACCTTGCAGGTCCGGAAACCCGGGATGCGCGCCGATGCCGACACCATTCTCGGCCGCCAGCTTCATTGTAGATGCCATTACATCCGGATCACCCGCATGAAATCCGCAGGCAATATTGGCGGAGGTGATGATTTTCAGAAGGCTTTCGTCATCGCCCATTTTCCATGGACCAAAGCTTTCCCCCATATCGGCATTCAGATCGACGCTTGGCATCGGCACATCTCCTTAGTCGGTGGCAGAGATCACTCCGCTGATCAATTGGTAGGACAGCAAGTCCGGGATGTCATGCGGGTCACGCACCAGCGCCTCGACTTTTGAGGGCAGGCGGGCAAGATCCGCCAGGAATGCCGCGTGCAAATCGGCGGCCTGATCCAAGGTCACAAATTCGAACGTGATCGCTCCGCCCGCGGGCGTCTGCGCTGCGCGGGGCATGTCGCAGGGCAAAACGGTCGCGATGCGGGGGTACCCTCCGGTGGTCTGGCATTCAGGCAGCAGAATGAATGGGTCTCCGGTTCCGGTCATCTGGATGTCGCCCGGGGTGATCACCTCGGACAAGATGTTCAGTTGGCCAGTGGCCGCAAACCCGTCGCCGTCACTGTTCACTTGCATCCCCATCCGGTTGGCGCGTGCGCCACGTTGGAATGAGGTTCGCGCAAACCGATCAAGCGTTGCGTCATCAAACAAGGACGTCTGAAAACTGGCAACGACACGCAAAACGCCACCCGAGAAGCGCTCGGAGGGGGTCAGTTTCAAACCTGCGTCGCCTGCATCCGGGCCACATGTCAGCCTGTCGCCTGGCTGCACTGCCCGCCCGATCCGTGCCGTCAGATGCGCGGATCGAGATCCAAGAAAAACCTCTGAATCGATACCGCCCCCCAAGTGAAGATAGCCGTAATTGCCTTGCAGGGCCGCACCGATGACCAGCCGTTGTCCGGGCCCCAGGTGATGCGAGGCATTCCAGGCCACGGGGCTGCCATCAATACTGGCCTGCATCCGCGCACCGGTCAAAGCGATACGCATGTTCTGTGTGGCCTCGAACGCGCCGCCCATCCCGGCCATTTCCAGCGCGGCGAATTCCGGGCTCTGGCCAAGCAACGCGGCACCTTCATGAAGGGCCAGTATGTCGGCAGCACCAGACCGGGACAGGCCCTGGTCCAGATAACCAATGCGCCCCTGATCCTGGATGGTGCAAGTCGGGCCGATCTGGTGGACGATCAGGCTCATGGCGCAATCTCCTCGCAGGTTGCTCCGCCTGTGCCATTCTCATTATTGGCGCTTATGTGTTCCAGGTCTTCGCGGGACACGGGTTCGAAAATCAGTTCATCCCCGGGGTTGAGGGCGAATGCCTCATTTGTCTCGGGCCGGAAACACCGAAAAGCCGTCTGCCCGACATGCCGCCACCCGGTTGGCGTCGGCCCGGAAAACAGCACAAACTGAGATATTGCGAGAACCAGAGCACCTTCGGGCACCATGGGGGTAAGGGTTTGCAGCCGCGGAATATTGAACTCGGGGCCCAATGGTCCAAGGTAGGGTTGTCCTGGGGCGAAGCCGATTGTCAAAACCCGCACGCGGGACTGGCCAAGCCGCCGTACCGCTTCTTCCGGCGTGAGACCGGCAGCAGCAGCGGCATCGTCCAGCTGAGGCGCAAGGTCGGTGCCATAGACCGTCGGAATTCGCCACAGCCTGCGGCCCGTCGGAAGTGGTGTGTTGTACCAGTCCCTTTGGTCGACGAGGTCCTGAAGCTTGTGCAACATCTGCTGATGGGTGGTGCGTTGTGTATCGAACCGGACATATGCCGAGGCCAGCGTGGCGGAAGACTCCGTGACCTCTGCCCATTGAAGCCGAACCAGTTCAGATCGAAAGGCCAGCGCCGCTCGGTTCGCTGTCTCAGACATCGTGTCCGCAAATGTGACAAGCGCTCCGTCAAATCCGACGGTTCTGACCAGTGGGAACGTAAGGTGACGCGCCATGCTTGTCTCGCTATTGAAACCGAAAGTGAATTGCCCGGACCAGAGCGCATCCCGGAGGGATGTGCAAGATAGGTGATCAGAATGCAGCCTCATTGAAGGCGCGGTCGGACTTAATGTCTGTCGGCCAGACTCGGCGCGGTTCGAAATCTGGTGTTTGGGGTTTTCAATGCAGATTCTGGCAGAGTCGCGAGTCGATTCACTTACTTGAGTCGCGCAGCCTTGTGTTCAGTGTCGGTCGATTCCCTATATATAGTAGTGCCGTCTTGTGTCTTCCGGGTTGTGTCGTGGCCATCCGAGGGAGAGAGTCCCGACTGGCACAGAAAAGGCAAGCTTTCTGACTTTTTAAGTTTTTGTTTTTAAATGATTATATCTAATTTTTCAAAAAAATGCCCTGCGGCGTCATTTTCCACTTGCGGGTTTTGTTGGTTATACTTAGAACCCCCTTCACCGGCGCTGCTGAGGCGGTGCTGATGGGTCGGATAGCTGGCCTGACGGACTGGAAAGACGGTTGAGACGCTCGGGAGAGGCCGGGGGCATCTGAGGTTAGGATTTAGGCGGGCGCGCTGAGGGATTGGCGCAACGGTCTGGTTTTTGGCTCTGGGTGTTATGCTCTTTGACATTGATGGATAACTGAAGAGATATGTGGGCGGTTTGGTTCGTTTCGACGGATTGAATGTCTGTATATCGCGCTCTTAGGTGATGATTGCCTGCGCTCAAGCAGCGTAAGCGGTAGCGCCGATTATAGAGTGTCAGCTTCACTGTTTGTACGGCTTTCGGTTTCTTAGGAGACCT contains:
- a CDS encoding HAD family hydrolase, with the protein product MTDKLTTIGFDADDTLWHNERFFQLTQAHFAELLAEHADRDHLMERLLAAEKRNIRHYGYGIKGFVLSMIETAIEVTDDRVPASVIRQLIEAGQEMLAYPIELLPHARDAVEGMTGLCRVVLITKGDLIDQERKLAQSGLGELFDAVEIVSEKTPDTYRSIFERHGDGPTSAMMVGNSMRSDVVAPIQAGSWGVHVPHGLIWEVEHAEAPVDSPRFRELRDLGGLADLVHSLK
- a CDS encoding class I SAM-dependent methyltransferase gives rise to the protein MSPRLELALQNGLSLSSPLSVICPVPAHDLSALPNEAQVVQPFKPFHDHFAAQGFDTVPETDGLCQDAIVFLPRAKALARAMIHLASSRARGVVVIDGAKTDGVDSILKDVRKRISVEGPLSKAHGKIFWFQADPQSFADWAAPKTQIVDGYHTAPGVFSADGIDPASAMLLKALPAKLGPRVADLGAGWGYLTAEILKRDTVKSVHLVEADHTALACARINASDPKSRFYWADAVTWSAPEPMDTIVMNPPFHTSRSADPALGQGFIAAAARNLMRNGTLWMVANRHLPYETTLNEHFARVDEAAGDNRFKVFEASRPRR
- a CDS encoding biotin-dependent carboxyltransferase family protein — its product is MSLIVHQIGPTCTIQDQGRIGYLDQGLSRSGAADILALHEGAALLGQSPEFAALEMAGMGGAFEATQNMRIALTGARMQASIDGSPVAWNASHHLGPGQRLVIGAALQGNYGYLHLGGGIDSEVFLGSRSAHLTARIGRAVQPGDRLTCGPDAGDAGLKLTPSERFSGGVLRVVASFQTSLFDDATLDRFARTSFQRGARANRMGMQVNSDGDGFAATGQLNILSEVITPGDIQMTGTGDPFILLPECQTTGGYPRIATVLPCDMPRAAQTPAGGAITFEFVTLDQAADLHAAFLADLARLPSKVEALVRDPHDIPDLLSYQLISGVISATD
- the clpS gene encoding ATP-dependent Clp protease adapter ClpS: MLEKTWMMSDEPDDDSDASVLVQTRPKTKRPPLYKVLLLNDDYTPMEFVVHVLERFFGMTHAEAFEIMLTVHKKGVAVVGVFSHEIAETKVGQVMDFARRHQHPLQCTMEREE
- a CDS encoding SDR family NAD(P)-dependent oxidoreductase; the protein is MSFSIAGKTAIVTGGANGIGLAIGRHFADAGANVMFADIDEKRLIDELGEQAEDGNIRYFAGDLREKLTIANLLSATLDAFDQVDILINGARQVIQSDPLDPDDDSMRTLLNQNLMPALRLSQLVAKRMIKQAGDDDENPAGSIINLSSIAARRTHPDLMAYSVSTAALDQLTRSLAVALAPNRIRVNSIALGSVMSASLQSTLRENREFRDDIEKHTPLARIASATELTETAQYLASDAAGFITGQILTIDGGRTLLDPVAAPAH
- a CDS encoding LamB/YcsF family protein; the encoded protein is MPSVDLNADMGESFGPWKMGDDESLLKIITSANIACGFHAGDPDVMASTMKLAAENGVGIGAHPGFPDLQGFGRRNMKLSQENLRNLVRYQLGAAMGMAKAVGTKVRHLKLHGALANMCSVDMDMARACYQGALDVDPDIIVMVLAVTKQEDAVRELGCKWVGEIFADRAYNDDGTLVDRSLPGAVIHDADVAGPRILNMVREGAIITESGKRLETSIDTICLHGDGPTAVQIARSVRESLIGGGVEVTKFTR
- a CDS encoding D-alanyl-D-alanine carboxypeptidase family protein, whose amino-acid sequence is MGFLLIVLLCALAIAPLRSMAAPYAAMVIDARTGEVLHSRNADTRLHPASLTKMMTLYIAFEAVRNGEITLDTPVRITKKAAAEPPSKLGLRAGQTIAFRYLIRAAAVKSANDAATAIGIAISGSEAAFARRMTRTAKAMGMSRTTFKNAHGLTEAGHLSTARDMTTLGRHLLYDYPQYYNLFSRQSTYAGIKTVPNTNRRLLAAYKGADGIKTGYTRAAGFNLVASAKRKDERIIATVFGGKSGASRNAKVAELLDLGFRRAPSRAPIRKPARPAYAGNTGLGVGTQVASVSGAPKSSLRPVRRPTAATQVASTVAAAADENRDSITSAIAAAIAEADIAPTAPPVETSDTRPALRPENLVLASTDSTKQPEPEQEVVTRLSSSGGHLWGVNVGRYTTRYEAEKVLLKTALSEMTTLEGTLRKVNQSARGFDATFQGMTREQADLACRRLQARNVTCFMIGPS
- a CDS encoding allophanate hydrolase subunit 1 — protein: MARHLTFPLVRTVGFDGALVTFADTMSETANRAALAFRSELVRLQWAEVTESSATLASAYVRFDTQRTTHQQMLHKLQDLVDQRDWYNTPLPTGRRLWRIPTVYGTDLAPQLDDAAAAAGLTPEEAVRRLGQSRVRVLTIGFAPGQPYLGPLGPEFNIPRLQTLTPMVPEGALVLAISQFVLFSGPTPTGWRHVGQTAFRCFRPETNEAFALNPGDELIFEPVSREDLEHISANNENGTGGATCEEIAP